A single Populus nigra chromosome 13, ddPopNigr1.1, whole genome shotgun sequence DNA region contains:
- the LOC133671695 gene encoding TMV resistance protein N-like isoform X4, which produces MASTSVQGITSSSSPPPPLYMHDVFLSFRGKDTRNNFTSHLYSNLKQRGIDVYMDDRELKRGKTIEPALWKAIEESRFSIIIFSRDYASSPWCLDELVKIVQCMKEMGHTVLPVFYDVDPSETYEKAFVEHEQNFKENLEKVRNWKDCLSTVANLSGWDVRNRNESESIKIIAEYISYRLSVTLPTISKKLVGIDSRLEVLNGYIGEGVGKAIFIGICGMGGIGKTTVARVLYDRIRWQFEGSCFLANVREVFAEKDGPHRLQEQLLSEILMERASVWDSYRGIEMIKRRLRLKKILLILDDVDDKKQLEFLAAEPGWFGPGSRIIITSRDTNVLTGNDDTKIYEAEKLNDDDALMLFSQKAFKNDQPAEDFVELSKQVVGYANGLPLAIEVIGSFLYARSIPEWRGAINRMNEIPDCKIIDVLRISFDGLHESDKKIFLDIACFLTGFKIDRITRILESRGFHAGIGIPVLIERSLISVSRDQVWMHNLLQIMGKEIVRCESPEEPGRRSRLWTYEDVCLALMDSTGKEKIEAIFLDMPGIKEAQWNMKAFSKMSKLRLLKIYNVQLSEGPEDLSNKLLFLEWHSYPSKSLPAGLQVDELVELHMANSSIEQLWYGCKSAVNLKIINLSNSLNLSKTPDLTGIPNLESLILEGCTCLSEVHPSLARHKKLQYVNLMDCVSIRILPSNLEMESLKVCIFDGCSKLEKFPDIVGNMNKLMVLHLDETGITKLSSSIRHLIGLEVLSMNNCKNLESIPSSIPCLKSLKKLDLSGCSEFKYIPENLGEVESLEEFDVSGTSIRQLPTSLFLLKSLKVLSLDGFKRLAVLPSLSGLCSLEVLGLRACNLREGAVPEDIGCLSSLRSLDLSQNNFVSLPKSIDQLFELEMLVLEDCTMLESLPEVPSKVQTVYLNGCISLKTIPDPIKLSSSKISEFICLNCWELYNHNGQDSMGLTMLERYLKGLSNPRPGFGIAVPGNEIPGWFNHRSKGSSISVQVPSWSMGFVACVAFSANGESPSLFCHFKANGRENYPSPMCISCNSIHVVSDHTWLFYLSFDHLKELKEWKHESFSNIELSFHSFQPGVKVKNCGVCLLSSVYITPQPSSAHFIVTSKEAASSFKAYLAFSSWYHQWKANVFPGIGVADRGRRFIVPVMKEPEKVMAIRSRLFEAIEESGLSIIIFARDCASLPWCFEELVKIVGFMDEMRSDTVFPVSCDVEQSKIDDQTESYTIVFDKIGKNLRENEEKVQRWMDILSEVEISSGSRSAERKSQAKKVVCIPAPAAANSRSSGEVVPSDLWAWIKYGQKHIKGSPYPRGYYRCSSSKGCLAKKHVERSRNDPNMLVITYNSEHNHPWPTQRNALAGSTRSQPTKSNAPSKSSTGAQAQKTRNTKEDQKESSNDTLSPTDIIGGSSTACASVKEESDDIEKQMEMDDNEFSEGFSQSYCWWERSLVVTFKYSEEIKHTVFISK; this is translated from the exons ATGGCTTCCACCAGCGTGCAAGGAATAACCTCATCttcatctcctcctcctccactatATATGCATGATGTGTTCCTTAGTTTTAGAGGCAAAGACACCCGGAACAACTTTACTAGTCATCTATATTCTAATCTGAAACAGAGAGGCATCGATGTCTACATGGATGATAGGGAGCTCAAGAGAGGAAAGACCATCGAACCTGCTCTCTGGAAGGCCATCGAAGAATCAAGGTTTTCtatcattatattttcaagAGATTACGCTTCTTCACCATGGTGCTTGGATGAACTTGTCAAGATTGTTCAGTGCATGAAAGAGATGGGGCACACTGTTCTGCCAGTTTTTTATGATGTGGATCCCTCAGAGACATATGAGAAAGCCTTCGTTGAGCATGAAcaaaatttcaaggaaaacttGGAGAAGGTCCGGAACTGGAAAGATTGTCTCTCTACGGTGGCCAATCTATCTGGCTGGGACGTCCGGAATAG GAATGAATcggaatcaattaaaataattgctGAATACATATCGTACAGACTAAGCGTCACTCTGCCAACAATTAGCAAAAAATTAGTTGGAATAGATTCTCGTCTAGAGGTATTAAATGGCTATATAGGTGAAGGAGTAGGCAAAGCAATCTTCATAGGGATTTGCGGAATGGGTGGCATAGGTAAGACGACTGTTGCAAGGGTACTATATGATAGGATTCGTTGGCAATTTGAAGGCAGCTGCTTCTTAGCAAATGTCAGAGAAGTTTTTGCTGAGAAAGATGGACCACACCGTTTACAGGAACAACTTCTTTCTGAAATCTTAATGGAACGTGCTTCTGTATGGGATTCTTATAGAGGGATTGAGATGATAAAGCGGAGGTTACGACTTAAAAAGATTCTTCTTATCCTTGATGATGTAGATGACAAAAAACAACTAGAATTCTTGGCTGCGGAGCCTGGATGGTTTGGTCCAGGGAGCAGAATTATCATAACAAGCAGAGATACAAATGTGTTAACTGGAAATGATGATACTAAAATTTATGAGGCTGAAAAATtgaatgatgatgatgctcTCATGTTGTTTAGCCAGAAAGCTTTCAAAAATGACCAGCCCGCTGAAGATTTCGTGGAACTATCAAAGCAAGTTGTGGGTTATGCTAATGGCCTTCCACTAGCTATTGAAGTTATAGGTTCGTTTTTGTATGCAAGAAGTATCCCTGAATGGAGAGGTGCAATTAATAGAATGAATGAGATTCCTGACTGCAAAATTATTGATGTGCTTCGCATTAGTTTTGATGGTCTCCATGAATcagataagaaaatatttttagacaTTGCATGTTTCCTGACGGGGTTTAAAATTGATCGCATAACAAGGATACTTGAAAGCCGTGGATTCCATGCAGGTATTGGAATACCGGTTCTTATTGAGAGATCTCTCATAAGTGTCTCTCGGGATCAAGTCTGGATGCATAATTTATTACAGATAATGGGTAAGGAAATTGTTCGTTGTGAATCCCCTGAAGAGCCTGGAAGGCGCAGTAGATTGTGGACATACGAGGATGTCTGCCTTGCACTGATGGACAGCACA ggaaaagaaaaaatagaagccATTTTCCTGGACATGCCTGGAATAAAAGAGGCACAATGGAACATGAAAGCCTTCTCTAAAATGAGCAAACTAAGATTGCTCAAAATCTACAACGTGCAGCTTTCTGAAGGACCTGAAGATCTTTCCAATAAGTTGCTTTTTCTTGAATGGCATTCTTACCCTTCAAAATCATTGCCAGCTGGTTTACAGGTGGATGAGCTAGTTGAACTTCACATGGCTAACAGTAGCATTGAGCAATTATGGTATGGGTGTAAG AGTGCAGTTAACTTGAAAATCATCAATCTCAGCAACTCACTTAACCTGTCCAAGACTCCAGATCTTACTGGAATTCCAAATCTCGAGAGTCTGATTCTTGAAGGTTGTACATGTTTGTCTGAGGTCCATCCATCACTTGCACGTCACAAGAAGCTTCAATATGTGAATCTTATGGATTGCGTAAGTATTAGGATTCTCCCTAGCAACCTTGAAATGGAATCACTTAAAGTTTGCATTTTTGATGGATGCTCAAAACTTGAGAAGTTTCCAGATATAGTAGGAAACATGAACAAATTGATGGTGCTTCATTTGGATGAGACTGGTATTACAAAACTATCTTCATCAATTCGTCATTTGATTGGCTTAGAAGTATTGAGCATGAACAACTGCAAGAACCTTGAAAGCATTCCGAGTAGCATACCTTGTTTGAAATCCCTTAAAAAACTCGATCTCTCTGGCTGCTCCGAATTTAAATATATACCAGAGAATTTGGGGGAAGTTGAAAGTTTGGAGGAGTTTGATGTAAGTGGAACTTCAATAAGACAACTGCCAAcatccctttttcttttaaagagtCTTAAAGTATTATCTTTGGATGGATTCAAAAGACTAGCTGTGCTGCCTTCTTTGTCTGGTCTGTGTTCTTTAGAAGTACTGGGTTTACGCGCTTGCAATCTAAGAGAAGGGGCAGTTCCTGAAGATATTGGCTGCTTATCTTCATTGAGGTCTTTAGATCTGAGCCAGAATAACTTTGTTAGCCTGCCTAAAAGCATAGATCAGCTTTTTGAACTGGAAATGCTTGTCTTGGAGGATTGCACGATGCTTGAATCATTGCCTGAGGTTCCATCTAAAGTTCAAACGGTATATTTGAATGGTTGTATAAGCCTAAAAACAATTCCAGATCCGATAAAGCTAAGCAGTTCCAAAATCTCAGAGTTCATATGTCTTAACTGCTGGGAATTGTACAATCATAATGGCCAAGACAGCATGGGGTTGACGATGCTTGAAAGATACCTCAAG GGTTTGTCTAATCCAAGACCTGGATTTGGTATCGCTGTTCCAGGAAATGAAATTCCAGGCTGGTTTAACCATCGAAGTAAGGGATCTTCAATTAGTGTGCAAGTGCCTAGTTGGAGCATGGGGTTTGTTGCGTGTGTTGCATTCAGTGCAAATGGTGAAAGTCCTTctcttttttgtcatttcaaaGCCAATGGAAGAGAGAATTATCCTTCGCCGATGTGTATTAGTTGTAACTCTATCCATGTTGTGTCAGATCATACTTGGCTATTCTATCTATCTTTTGATCATCTTAAAGAGCTTAAAGAATGGAAGCATGAATCCTTTAGCAACATTGAGTTGTCATTTCATTCTTTCCAGCCAGGAGTAAAGGTGAAGAATTGTGGTGTCTGTTTGTTATCTTCTGTATATATTACACCACAACCATCTTCTGCCCATTTTATTGTTACAAGCAAAGAAGCAGCTTCTTCATTTAAAGCTTATTTAGCTTTTTCTTCGTGGTACCATCAATGGAAGGCCAATGTTTTCCCTGGCATCGGAGTCGCAGATCGAGGCCGGAGATTCATTGTCCCAGTCATGAAGGAACCAGAGAAAGTAATGGCAATTAGATCAAGACTCTTTGAGGCCATTGAAGAATCAGGGCTGTCAATTATTATATTTGCAAGAGATTGTGCTTCTTTACCTTGGTGCTTTGAAGAACTTGTCAAGATTGTCGGTTTCATGGATGAGATGAGATCGGACACTGTGTTTCCAGTTTCTTGTGATGTCGAACAATCAAAGATAGATGATCAAACAGAGAGTTACACAATTGTCTTTGATAAGATTGGAAAAAATCTCAGGGAAAACGAGGAGAAGGTACAAAGATGGATGGATATTCTCAGTGAAGTTGAGATTTCATCTGGATCGAGATCAGCGGAAAG GAAGAGTCAAGCAAAGAAGGTAGTTTGTATTCCAGCACCAGCAGCTGCAAACAGCAGGTCTAGTGGAGAAGTAGTTCCATCTGACTTGTGGGCATGGATAAAATATGGACAAAAACACATCAAGGGTTCTCCTTATCCaag AGGTTACTACAGATGCAGCAGCTCTAAGGGTTGCTTAGCAAAGAAGCACGTAGAGCGGAGCCGAAATGATCCTAACATGTTGGTCATCACCTACAATTCTGAGCATAACCATCCATGGCCAACACAGAGAAATGCACTTGCTGGCTCAACAAGGTCTCAGCCAACAAAGAGCAATGCACCTTCAAAGAGCTCCACAGGTGCTCAAgcacaaaaaacaagaaatacaaAGGAAGATCAGAAGGAGAGTAGCAATGATACATTGTCTCCTACCGATATTATTGGTGGTAGCTCAACAGCATGTGCATCTGTTAAAGAGGAGTCTGATGACATTGAGAAGCAGATGGAGATGGATGATAATGAATTCAGTGAAGGGTTTTCTCAAAGTTACTGTTGGTGGGAAAGATCACTGGTGGTGACTTTTAAATACTCAGAGGAGATAAAACACactgtttttatttcaaaataa
- the LOC133671695 gene encoding TMV resistance protein N-like isoform X3, with the protein MASTSVQGITSSSSPPPPLYMHDVFLSFRGKDTRNNFTSHLYSNLKQRGIDVYMDDRELKRGKTIEPALWKAIEESRFSIIIFSRDYASSPWCLDELVKIVQCMKEMGHTVLPVFYDVDPSETYEKAFVEHEQNFKENLEKVRNWKDCLSTVANLSGWDVRNRNESESIKIIAEYISYRLSVTLPTISKKLVGIDSRLEVLNGYIGEGVGKAIFIGICGMGGIGKTTVARVLYDRIRWQFEGSCFLANVREVFAEKDGPHRLQEQLLSEILMERASVWDSYRGIEMIKRRLRLKKILLILDDVDDKKQLEFLAAEPGWFGPGSRIIITSRDTNVLTGNDDTKIYEAEKLNDDDALMLFSQKAFKNDQPAEDFVELSKQVVGYANGLPLAIEVIGSFLYARSIPEWRGAINRMNEIPDCKIIDVLRISFDGLHESDKKIFLDIACFLTGFKIDRITRILESRGFHAGIGIPVLIERSLISVSRDQVWMHNLLQIMGKEIVRCESPEEPGRRSRLWTYEDVCLALMDSTGKEKIEAIFLDMPGIKEAQWNMKAFSKMSKLRLLKIYNVQLSEGPEDLSNKLLFLEWHSYPSKSLPAGLQVDELVELHMANSSIEQLWYGCKSAVNLKIINLSNSLNLSKTPDLTGIPNLESLILEGCTCLSEVHPSLARHKKLQYVNLMDCVSIRILPSNLEMESLKVCIFDGCSKLEKFPDIVGNMNKLMVLHLDETGITKLSSSIRHLIGLEVLSMNNCKNLESIPSSIPCLKSLKKLDLSGCSEFKYIPENLGEVESLEEFDVSGTSIRQLPTSLFLLKSLKVLSLDGFKRLAVLPSLSGLCSLEVLGLRACNLREGAVPEDIGCLSSLRSLDLSQNNFVSLPKSIDQLFELEMLVLEDCTMLESLPEVPSKVQTVYLNGCISLKTIPDPIKLSSSKISEFICLNCWELYNHNGQDSMGLTMLERYLKGLSNPRPGFGIAVPGNEIPGWFNHRSKGSSISVQVPSWSMGFVACVAFSANGESPSLFCHFKANGRENYPSPMCISCNSIHVVSDHTWLFYLSFDHLKELKEWKHESFSNIELSFHSFQPGVKVKNCGVCLLSSVYITPQPSSAHFIVTSKEAASSFKAYLAFSSWYHQWKANVFPGIGVADRGRRFIVPVMKEPEKVMAIRSRLFEAIEESGLSIIIFARDCASLPWCFEELVKIVGFMDEMRSDTVFPVSCDVEQSKIDDQTESYTIVFDKIGKNLRENEEKVQRWMDILSEVEISSGSRSAERFTMQGWGQECPGFRKSQAKKVVCIPAPAAANSRSSGEVVPSDLWAWIKYGQKHIKGSPYPRGYYRCSSSKGCLAKKHVERSRNDPNMLVITYNSEHNHPWPTQRNALAGSTRSQPTKSNAPSKSSTGAQAQKTRNTKEDQKESSNDTLSPTDIIGGSSTACASVKEESDDIEKQMEMDDNEFSEGFSQSYCWWERSLVVTFKYSEEIKHTVFISK; encoded by the exons ATGGCTTCCACCAGCGTGCAAGGAATAACCTCATCttcatctcctcctcctccactatATATGCATGATGTGTTCCTTAGTTTTAGAGGCAAAGACACCCGGAACAACTTTACTAGTCATCTATATTCTAATCTGAAACAGAGAGGCATCGATGTCTACATGGATGATAGGGAGCTCAAGAGAGGAAAGACCATCGAACCTGCTCTCTGGAAGGCCATCGAAGAATCAAGGTTTTCtatcattatattttcaagAGATTACGCTTCTTCACCATGGTGCTTGGATGAACTTGTCAAGATTGTTCAGTGCATGAAAGAGATGGGGCACACTGTTCTGCCAGTTTTTTATGATGTGGATCCCTCAGAGACATATGAGAAAGCCTTCGTTGAGCATGAAcaaaatttcaaggaaaacttGGAGAAGGTCCGGAACTGGAAAGATTGTCTCTCTACGGTGGCCAATCTATCTGGCTGGGACGTCCGGAATAG GAATGAATcggaatcaattaaaataattgctGAATACATATCGTACAGACTAAGCGTCACTCTGCCAACAATTAGCAAAAAATTAGTTGGAATAGATTCTCGTCTAGAGGTATTAAATGGCTATATAGGTGAAGGAGTAGGCAAAGCAATCTTCATAGGGATTTGCGGAATGGGTGGCATAGGTAAGACGACTGTTGCAAGGGTACTATATGATAGGATTCGTTGGCAATTTGAAGGCAGCTGCTTCTTAGCAAATGTCAGAGAAGTTTTTGCTGAGAAAGATGGACCACACCGTTTACAGGAACAACTTCTTTCTGAAATCTTAATGGAACGTGCTTCTGTATGGGATTCTTATAGAGGGATTGAGATGATAAAGCGGAGGTTACGACTTAAAAAGATTCTTCTTATCCTTGATGATGTAGATGACAAAAAACAACTAGAATTCTTGGCTGCGGAGCCTGGATGGTTTGGTCCAGGGAGCAGAATTATCATAACAAGCAGAGATACAAATGTGTTAACTGGAAATGATGATACTAAAATTTATGAGGCTGAAAAATtgaatgatgatgatgctcTCATGTTGTTTAGCCAGAAAGCTTTCAAAAATGACCAGCCCGCTGAAGATTTCGTGGAACTATCAAAGCAAGTTGTGGGTTATGCTAATGGCCTTCCACTAGCTATTGAAGTTATAGGTTCGTTTTTGTATGCAAGAAGTATCCCTGAATGGAGAGGTGCAATTAATAGAATGAATGAGATTCCTGACTGCAAAATTATTGATGTGCTTCGCATTAGTTTTGATGGTCTCCATGAATcagataagaaaatatttttagacaTTGCATGTTTCCTGACGGGGTTTAAAATTGATCGCATAACAAGGATACTTGAAAGCCGTGGATTCCATGCAGGTATTGGAATACCGGTTCTTATTGAGAGATCTCTCATAAGTGTCTCTCGGGATCAAGTCTGGATGCATAATTTATTACAGATAATGGGTAAGGAAATTGTTCGTTGTGAATCCCCTGAAGAGCCTGGAAGGCGCAGTAGATTGTGGACATACGAGGATGTCTGCCTTGCACTGATGGACAGCACA ggaaaagaaaaaatagaagccATTTTCCTGGACATGCCTGGAATAAAAGAGGCACAATGGAACATGAAAGCCTTCTCTAAAATGAGCAAACTAAGATTGCTCAAAATCTACAACGTGCAGCTTTCTGAAGGACCTGAAGATCTTTCCAATAAGTTGCTTTTTCTTGAATGGCATTCTTACCCTTCAAAATCATTGCCAGCTGGTTTACAGGTGGATGAGCTAGTTGAACTTCACATGGCTAACAGTAGCATTGAGCAATTATGGTATGGGTGTAAG AGTGCAGTTAACTTGAAAATCATCAATCTCAGCAACTCACTTAACCTGTCCAAGACTCCAGATCTTACTGGAATTCCAAATCTCGAGAGTCTGATTCTTGAAGGTTGTACATGTTTGTCTGAGGTCCATCCATCACTTGCACGTCACAAGAAGCTTCAATATGTGAATCTTATGGATTGCGTAAGTATTAGGATTCTCCCTAGCAACCTTGAAATGGAATCACTTAAAGTTTGCATTTTTGATGGATGCTCAAAACTTGAGAAGTTTCCAGATATAGTAGGAAACATGAACAAATTGATGGTGCTTCATTTGGATGAGACTGGTATTACAAAACTATCTTCATCAATTCGTCATTTGATTGGCTTAGAAGTATTGAGCATGAACAACTGCAAGAACCTTGAAAGCATTCCGAGTAGCATACCTTGTTTGAAATCCCTTAAAAAACTCGATCTCTCTGGCTGCTCCGAATTTAAATATATACCAGAGAATTTGGGGGAAGTTGAAAGTTTGGAGGAGTTTGATGTAAGTGGAACTTCAATAAGACAACTGCCAAcatccctttttcttttaaagagtCTTAAAGTATTATCTTTGGATGGATTCAAAAGACTAGCTGTGCTGCCTTCTTTGTCTGGTCTGTGTTCTTTAGAAGTACTGGGTTTACGCGCTTGCAATCTAAGAGAAGGGGCAGTTCCTGAAGATATTGGCTGCTTATCTTCATTGAGGTCTTTAGATCTGAGCCAGAATAACTTTGTTAGCCTGCCTAAAAGCATAGATCAGCTTTTTGAACTGGAAATGCTTGTCTTGGAGGATTGCACGATGCTTGAATCATTGCCTGAGGTTCCATCTAAAGTTCAAACGGTATATTTGAATGGTTGTATAAGCCTAAAAACAATTCCAGATCCGATAAAGCTAAGCAGTTCCAAAATCTCAGAGTTCATATGTCTTAACTGCTGGGAATTGTACAATCATAATGGCCAAGACAGCATGGGGTTGACGATGCTTGAAAGATACCTCAAG GGTTTGTCTAATCCAAGACCTGGATTTGGTATCGCTGTTCCAGGAAATGAAATTCCAGGCTGGTTTAACCATCGAAGTAAGGGATCTTCAATTAGTGTGCAAGTGCCTAGTTGGAGCATGGGGTTTGTTGCGTGTGTTGCATTCAGTGCAAATGGTGAAAGTCCTTctcttttttgtcatttcaaaGCCAATGGAAGAGAGAATTATCCTTCGCCGATGTGTATTAGTTGTAACTCTATCCATGTTGTGTCAGATCATACTTGGCTATTCTATCTATCTTTTGATCATCTTAAAGAGCTTAAAGAATGGAAGCATGAATCCTTTAGCAACATTGAGTTGTCATTTCATTCTTTCCAGCCAGGAGTAAAGGTGAAGAATTGTGGTGTCTGTTTGTTATCTTCTGTATATATTACACCACAACCATCTTCTGCCCATTTTATTGTTACAAGCAAAGAAGCAGCTTCTTCATTTAAAGCTTATTTAGCTTTTTCTTCGTGGTACCATCAATGGAAGGCCAATGTTTTCCCTGGCATCGGAGTCGCAGATCGAGGCCGGAGATTCATTGTCCCAGTCATGAAGGAACCAGAGAAAGTAATGGCAATTAGATCAAGACTCTTTGAGGCCATTGAAGAATCAGGGCTGTCAATTATTATATTTGCAAGAGATTGTGCTTCTTTACCTTGGTGCTTTGAAGAACTTGTCAAGATTGTCGGTTTCATGGATGAGATGAGATCGGACACTGTGTTTCCAGTTTCTTGTGATGTCGAACAATCAAAGATAGATGATCAAACAGAGAGTTACACAATTGTCTTTGATAAGATTGGAAAAAATCTCAGGGAAAACGAGGAGAAGGTACAAAGATGGATGGATATTCTCAGTGAAGTTGAGATTTCATCTGGATCGAGATCAGCGGAAAG GTTTACCATGCAGGGATGGGGACAAGAATGTCCAGGTTTCAG GAAGAGTCAAGCAAAGAAGGTAGTTTGTATTCCAGCACCAGCAGCTGCAAACAGCAGGTCTAGTGGAGAAGTAGTTCCATCTGACTTGTGGGCATGGATAAAATATGGACAAAAACACATCAAGGGTTCTCCTTATCCaag AGGTTACTACAGATGCAGCAGCTCTAAGGGTTGCTTAGCAAAGAAGCACGTAGAGCGGAGCCGAAATGATCCTAACATGTTGGTCATCACCTACAATTCTGAGCATAACCATCCATGGCCAACACAGAGAAATGCACTTGCTGGCTCAACAAGGTCTCAGCCAACAAAGAGCAATGCACCTTCAAAGAGCTCCACAGGTGCTCAAgcacaaaaaacaagaaatacaaAGGAAGATCAGAAGGAGAGTAGCAATGATACATTGTCTCCTACCGATATTATTGGTGGTAGCTCAACAGCATGTGCATCTGTTAAAGAGGAGTCTGATGACATTGAGAAGCAGATGGAGATGGATGATAATGAATTCAGTGAAGGGTTTTCTCAAAGTTACTGTTGGTGGGAAAGATCACTGGTGGTGACTTTTAAATACTCAGAGGAGATAAAACACactgtttttatttcaaaataa